Proteins from a single region of Oncorhynchus kisutch isolate 150728-3 unplaced genomic scaffold, Okis_V2 Okis01b-Okis20b_hom, whole genome shotgun sequence:
- the LOC116358983 gene encoding alpha-2-macroglobulin-like isoform X1 gives MVLPGLQVWRWILFACIHWLCVCQETPRPVYMVAVPAVIQAGSEAKLCASLLQPNETLVMTVSLMADGQNKRLLHQSSDQEFHRCFQFQAPRVNSDKVQNFKVEVRGETFLSTEERRVMIKPYSPVTFIQTDKPIYNPGQTVLFRVVTLDTHFSPVNQLYNIVELEDVNHNRIGQWVNTTSSGNILQLSHPLNSEAPVGSYTIVVWIGEEKIYHNFKVEQYVLPKFEIKMNLTDKISVVQEEYEVKVCAEYTYGQPVPGKAGVKLCRPLVDNAVIPITIDERNPQGVPDYTPPCHKESIEMDHTGCASCVFNMALFTKNAGEKLLGDVFSVHAEVQEEGTGITLSEEKNVELSYVIGEFTFVDTPQIYEHGSIIEGKINAVRYNNTPISDMLVYLFEEKGWSSYLRLQNLTTDSRGIARFSVNTTSLPKENINLVVSDTPQVEYPGYRVPYFNRGQHLLSLIQPAAPDIKPSSSLAIQKVEKPLACGQAVSITIRYAIVGETVPKGSVAVLYLALSRGVIVQHGHINVTVQQDSPVAEGDVTLTLAVVPEMAPVVQLLVYSMLPSETVIAHSMNFPTEKCFRNKVLVEFSPSNAVPGEENTLHLSARPGSLCGLSAVDQSVGIMEPGKRLDADKIFDLLPVKEMTYIPYELEDPVACLRVRPRRSIIPHPYGPSEQTNDPYAVFQTLGLKLATNLDIRVPSCLSYQGNQYYRSYVAYSLMARPGSARPGSAGPRLEMAVAGGLAAPPPPPIQTVRTFFPETWIWDLVEVGESGSLDVPLTVPDTITTWETEVFCLAPSGFGLAPLVELTVFQPFFLELTLPYSVIRGEHFELKATVFNYLSKCIMVSVTPALSSDYTLTPLRDVQDSSCLCANGRKTFSWTMAPSVLGVLNVSVSAEAVRSQTACDNGVVNVPERGRVDTVTRSLLVKAEGTEKSHTYNWLLCPTGEALTEEVELQLPQNVVDGSARISLSVLGDILGRALNNLDGLLQMPYGCGEQNMALLSPNIYILEYLRNTEQLTPAILEKATKFLTSGYQRQLNYKNADGAYSTFGQGLGNTWLTAFVLRSFGKAQSFIYVDPATMEQSKTWLDRQQGQHGCFRTLGKLLNNRMKGGVTDEVTLTAYITASMLELNMSVTDPVVDHSLSCLKNSTSDLSNTYATALLAYTFTLAGDVETRARLLQHLDTISFQEGGLLHWSQSSSETSPSLEVEISSYVLLASLSASSRSTSDLGYASRIVRWLVRQQNAYGGFSSTQDTVVALQALALYSTRVFSRGGASTVTVRSPSGDRCLFHVNQNNKLLYQERALQDTEGKYSVEVQGSACASVQVVLRYNVPTPTRSTTLSIQVTPEVDCNRTSLRPRVTLKLQSLYHGKELTTNMIIVDLKMLSGFSPDPDSLGRLRGSSQVARVDIKDDHVLMYLTELTSLPFRITLDIIQELPVQNLKPAVVKIYDYYQPSDQAETEYVFPCK, from the exons CCTGCATTCACTGGCTTTGTGTCTGTCAAGAGACTCCAAGACC GGTTTACATGGTAGCCGTTCCTGCAGTGATCCAGGCAGGCTCAGAGGCCAAGCTTTGTGCCAGCCTTCTGCAGCCCAACGAGACCCTGGTCATGACCGTATCTCTGATGGCCGACGGGCAGAACAAGAGACTTCTCCACCAGAGTTCTGACCAAGAGTTTCACCGCTGTTTCCAGTTTCAG GCCCCTCGTGTGAATAGCGACAAAGTGCAGAACTTTAAGGTGGAGGTTCGAGGAGAAACATTCCTAtcaacagaggagagaagggtcatGATCAAACCCTACAGCCCCGTGACGTTCATCCAAACGGACAAACCAATCTACAACCCAGGACAAACGG TGCTTTTTAGAGTCGTCACCTTGGATACCCATTTTAGCCCCGTCAATCAGCTG TACAACATTGTGGAACTTGAG GATGTTAATCACAACCGGATTGGACAGTGGGTCAACACTACATCCAGTGGCAACATTCTGCAGCTTTCTCACCCCCTGAACTCTGAAGCACCTGTAGGATCCTATACCATTGTAGTGTGGATTGGTGAAGAGAAAATCTACCACAACTTCAAGGTAGAACAGTATG TTTTGCCCAAGTTTGAGATCAAAATGAACCTCACTGACAAGATCAGCGTTGTTCAAGAAGAGTATGAAGTGAAAGTGTGTGCAGA ATACACGTATGGGCAGCCTGTACCTGGTAAAGCAGGGGTCAAGTTGTGCCGACCTTTGGTGGACAATGCAGTGATACCAATAACAATTGATGAGCGAAATCCACAAGGAGTTCCTGATTACACACCTCCATGCCACAAAGAGTCAATAGAG ATGGACCATACTGGCTGTGCTTCTTGTGTCTTCAACATGGCACTTTTCACAAAGAATGCAGGAGAGAAATTGCTGGGAGACGTGTTTAGTGTCCATGCAGAAGTACAGGAGGAGGGGACAG GTATTACACTGTCTGAGGAAAAAAATGTAGAGCTCTCCTATGTGATTGGAGAATTCACATTTGTTGACACGCCCCAAATCTATGAGCATGGATCAATTATCGAAGGCAAG ATAAATGCTGTTCGATATAACAACACACCCATCTCTGACATGTTAGTCTACCTGTTCGAGGAGAAAGGCTGGTCCTCATATCTACGACTACAGAACCTAACCACGGACAGTCGTGGTATTGCCAGGTTCTCCGTCAACACAACCAGTCTGCCCAAAGAGAATATTAACCTCGTA GTGAGCGACACCCCACAAGTGGAGTACCCAGGATACAGGGTCCCCTATTTCAACAGAGGGCAACACCTACTCTCGCTGATCCAGCCCGCTGCCCCTGACATTAAACCGTCCAGCTCCCTGGCTATTCAGAAGGTGGAGAAACCACTGGCGTGTGGGCAGGCGGTGTCGATCACCATCCGCTATGCCATCGTAGGGGAGACTGTCCCAAAGGGCTCTGTGGCTGTCCTCTACCTG GCCTTGTCCAGAGGGGTCATAGTTCAGCATGGACACATCAATGTTACTGTGCAGCAGGACAGTCCTG TAGCTGAGGGTGACGTCACCTTGACGTTGGCAGTGGTCCCAGAGATGGCGCCGGTGGTTCAGCTCCTGGTGTACAGTATGCTACCCAGTGAGACTGTCATCGCCCACAGCATGAACTTCCCCACTGAGAAATGCTTCAggaacaag GTGTTGGTGGAGTTCTCTCCCTCCAACGCTGTCCCAGGGGAGGAGAACACCCTGCATCTCTCGGCCCGGCCCGGTTCCCTCTGTGGCCTCAGTGCTGTTGACCAGAGTGTTGGCATCATGGAGCCAGGGAAGAGGCTGGATGCTGACAAG ATATTTGATTTGTTACCGGTCAAGGAAATGACCTATATTCCCTACGAGCTTGAAGATCCAGTAGCATGTTTACGCGTTCGACCAAGGAGATCCATAATACCACACCCATATGGACCGTCTGAGCAGACAAATGATCCTTATGCAGTTTTTCAG ACACTGGGATTGAAGCTAGCGACTAACCTGGATATAAGAGTACCTTCCTGCCTCAGTTACCAGGGGAACCAGTACTATCGCTCCTATG TAGCTTACAGCCTAATGGCTAGGCCTGGATCGGCTAGGCCTGGATCAGCGGGTCCTAGACTTGAAATGGCTGTGGCTGGTGGACTTGCCGCTCCACCTCCGCCACCCATACAGACGGTCCGTACATTCTTCCCTGAGACATGGATTTGGGACCTTGTGGAAGTTGG GGAGTCTGGATCTTTAGATGTCCCCCTGACAGTCCCAGACACCATCACCACCTGGGAGACTGAGGTCTTCTGCCTGGCCCCCAGTGGCTTCGGTCTGGCTCCTCTGGTGGAGCTCACGGTCTTCCAGCCCTTCTTCCTGGAGCTCACCCTGCCCTACTCAGTCATCCGGGGAGAGCACTTTGAGctgaaggccactgtgtttaACTACCTCTCCAAGTGCATCATG GTTTCTGTGACTCCAGCTCTTTCCTCGGACTACACTCTCACACCCTTGCGTGATGTCCAGGACTCCTCGTGCTTGTGTGCCAATGGACGAAAGACCTTCAGTTGGACAATGGCCCCCTCTGTCCTGG GGGTTTTGAACGTGTCTGTTAGTGCGGAGGCTGTCCGGTCCCAGACTGCGTGTGACAATGGGGTTGTGAACGTACCGGAGAGAGGACGCGTTGACACAGTCACACGGAGCCTGCTGGTGAAG gctgAGGGAACAGAGAAGAGCCACACCTACAACTGGTTGCTGTGTCCTACTG GAGAAGCTCTGACGGAGGAGGTGGAACTGCAACTTCCCCAGAATGTGGTGGATGGCTCTGCTAGGATTTCCCTCTCAGTTCTGG GGGACATCCTGGGTCGGGCCCTCAACAACCTGGATGGACTGTTGCAGATGCCGTATGGGTGTGGGGAGCAGAATATGGCCCTGCTCTCCCCCAATATCTACATCCTGGAGTACCTGAGGAACACAGAGCAGCTCACGCCAGCCATCCTAGAAAAGGCCACCAAGTTCCTCACTAGTG GTTACCAAAGGCAGCTGAACTACAAGAATGCCGATGGTGCGTACAGCACGTTTGGACAAGGCTTGGGGAACACCTG GCTGACTGCTTTTGTCTTGAGATCCTTCGGCAAAGCCCAGTCTTTCATCTATGTTGACCCGGCAACGATGGAGCAATCCAAGACTTGGTTGGACCGTCAACAAGGCCAACATGGCTGTTTCAGAACTTTAGGGAAGCTCTTGAACAACCGAATGAAG GGTGGAGTGACGGATGAAGTCACACTGACGGCTTACATCACTGCTTCAATGCTGGAGCTCAACATGTCCGTGACG GATCCTGTTGTGGACCACAGCTTGTCTTGCCTGAAGAACTCCACCAGTGATTTGTCCAACACCTACGCTACTGCTCTGCTGGCCTACACCTTCACCCTGGCAGGTGACGTGGAGACACGGGCCCGGCTTCTGCAGCACCTCGACACCATCTCATTTCAAGAGG GGGGTCTCCTGCACTGGTCCCAGTCCTCCTCGGAGACCTCACCCTCCCTGGAGGTGGAGATCAGCTCGTACGTTCTGCTGGCGTCCCTCAGTGCCTCTTCTCGGTCTACCTCTGACCTGGGCTACGCCTCCCGCATCGTCAGGTGGCTGGTGAGGCAGCAGAACGCCTACGGAGGCTTCTCTTCCACCCAG GACACGGTGGTGGCCCTCCAGGCCCTGGCTCTCTACTCCACCAGGGTGTTCAGTAGAGGAGGAGCCAGCACAGTGACGGTAAGGTCTCCCAGTGGGGACCGGTGCCTCTTCCATGTGAACCAAAACAACAAGCTTCTGTACCAGGAGAGGGCGCTGCAGGACACAGAAGGGAAGTACAGCGTTGAAGTGCAGGGCAGTGCTTGTGCCTCAGTGCAG GTGGTGCTCCGCTACAACGTCCCTACTCCTACCAGAAGCACAACGCTCAGTATCCAGGTGACTCCAGAGGTGGACTGCAACAGGACGTCTTTGAGACCCAGAGTCACGCTGAAGCTCCAGTCTCT ATATCATGGAAAGGAGCTCACCACCAATATGATTATAGTGGATTTGAAAATGCTCTCTGGGTTTTCTCCAGATCCAGACTCTTTGGGGAGG CTGAGGGGTTCAAGTCAAGTGGCTCGTGTTGATATCAAAGATGACCATGTGTTAATGTACTTGACAGAG CTGACATCACTTCCTTTCCGCATCACCCTGGACATCATACAGGAGCTCCCAGTACAGAATCTAAAGCCAGCAGTGGTCAAGATCTATGACTACTACCAGCCAA GTGACCAGGCTGAGACAGAATACGTCTTCCCTTGCAAGTAG
- the LOC116358983 gene encoding alpha-2-macroglobulin-like isoform X4 translates to MVLPGLQVWRWILFACIHWLCVCQETPRPVYMVAVPAVIQAGSEAKLCASLLQPNETLVMTVSLMADGQNKRLLHQSSDQEFHRCFQFQAPRVNSDKVQNFKVEVRGETFLSTEERRVMIKPYSPVTFIQTDKPIYNPGQTVLFRVVTLDTHFSPVNQLYNIVELEDVNHNRIGQWVNTTSSGNILQLSHPLNSEAPVGSYTIVVWIGEEKIYHNFKVEQYVLPKFEIKMNLTDKISVVQEEYEVKVCAEYTYGQPVPGKAGVKLCRPLVDNAVIPITIDERNPQGVPDYTPPCHKESIEMDHTGCASCVFNMALFTKNAGEKLLGDVFSVHAEVQEEGTGITLSEEKNVELSYVIGEFTFVDTPQIYEHGSIIEGKINAVRYNNTPISDMLVYLFEEKGWSSYLRLQNLTTDSRGIARFSVNTTSLPKENINLVVSDTPQVEYPGYRVPYFNRGQHLLSLIQPAAPDIKPSSSLAIQKVEKPLACGQAVSITIRYAIVGETVPKGSVAVLYLALSRGVIVQHGHINVTVQQDSPAEGDVTLTLAVVPEMAPVVQLLVYSMLPSETVIAHSMNFPTEKCFRNKVLVEFSPSNAVPGEENTLHLSARPGSLCGLSAVDQSVGIMEPGKRLDADKIFDLLPVKEMTYIPYELEDPVACLRVRPRRSIIPHPYGPSEQTNDPYAVFQTLGLKLATNLDIRVPSCLSYQGNQYYRSYAYSLMARPGSARPGSAGPRLEMAVAGGLAAPPPPPIQTVRTFFPETWIWDLVEVGESGSLDVPLTVPDTITTWETEVFCLAPSGFGLAPLVELTVFQPFFLELTLPYSVIRGEHFELKATVFNYLSKCIMVSVTPALSSDYTLTPLRDVQDSSCLCANGRKTFSWTMAPSVLGVLNVSVSAEAVRSQTACDNGVVNVPERGRVDTVTRSLLVKAEGTEKSHTYNWLLCPTGEALTEEVELQLPQNVVDGSARISLSVLGDILGRALNNLDGLLQMPYGCGEQNMALLSPNIYILEYLRNTEQLTPAILEKATKFLTSGYQRQLNYKNADGAYSTFGQGLGNTWLTAFVLRSFGKAQSFIYVDPATMEQSKTWLDRQQGQHGCFRTLGKLLNNRMKGGVTDEVTLTAYITASMLELNMSVTDPVVDHSLSCLKNSTSDLSNTYATALLAYTFTLAGDVETRARLLQHLDTISFQEGGLLHWSQSSSETSPSLEVEISSYVLLASLSASSRSTSDLGYASRIVRWLVRQQNAYGGFSSTQDTVVALQALALYSTRVFSRGGASTVTVRSPSGDRCLFHVNQNNKLLYQERALQDTEGKYSVEVQGSACASVQVVLRYNVPTPTRSTTLSIQVTPEVDCNRTSLRPRVTLKLQSLYHGKELTTNMIIVDLKMLSGFSPDPDSLGRLRGSSQVARVDIKDDHVLMYLTELTSLPFRITLDIIQELPVQNLKPAVVKIYDYYQPSDQAETEYVFPCK, encoded by the exons CCTGCATTCACTGGCTTTGTGTCTGTCAAGAGACTCCAAGACC GGTTTACATGGTAGCCGTTCCTGCAGTGATCCAGGCAGGCTCAGAGGCCAAGCTTTGTGCCAGCCTTCTGCAGCCCAACGAGACCCTGGTCATGACCGTATCTCTGATGGCCGACGGGCAGAACAAGAGACTTCTCCACCAGAGTTCTGACCAAGAGTTTCACCGCTGTTTCCAGTTTCAG GCCCCTCGTGTGAATAGCGACAAAGTGCAGAACTTTAAGGTGGAGGTTCGAGGAGAAACATTCCTAtcaacagaggagagaagggtcatGATCAAACCCTACAGCCCCGTGACGTTCATCCAAACGGACAAACCAATCTACAACCCAGGACAAACGG TGCTTTTTAGAGTCGTCACCTTGGATACCCATTTTAGCCCCGTCAATCAGCTG TACAACATTGTGGAACTTGAG GATGTTAATCACAACCGGATTGGACAGTGGGTCAACACTACATCCAGTGGCAACATTCTGCAGCTTTCTCACCCCCTGAACTCTGAAGCACCTGTAGGATCCTATACCATTGTAGTGTGGATTGGTGAAGAGAAAATCTACCACAACTTCAAGGTAGAACAGTATG TTTTGCCCAAGTTTGAGATCAAAATGAACCTCACTGACAAGATCAGCGTTGTTCAAGAAGAGTATGAAGTGAAAGTGTGTGCAGA ATACACGTATGGGCAGCCTGTACCTGGTAAAGCAGGGGTCAAGTTGTGCCGACCTTTGGTGGACAATGCAGTGATACCAATAACAATTGATGAGCGAAATCCACAAGGAGTTCCTGATTACACACCTCCATGCCACAAAGAGTCAATAGAG ATGGACCATACTGGCTGTGCTTCTTGTGTCTTCAACATGGCACTTTTCACAAAGAATGCAGGAGAGAAATTGCTGGGAGACGTGTTTAGTGTCCATGCAGAAGTACAGGAGGAGGGGACAG GTATTACACTGTCTGAGGAAAAAAATGTAGAGCTCTCCTATGTGATTGGAGAATTCACATTTGTTGACACGCCCCAAATCTATGAGCATGGATCAATTATCGAAGGCAAG ATAAATGCTGTTCGATATAACAACACACCCATCTCTGACATGTTAGTCTACCTGTTCGAGGAGAAAGGCTGGTCCTCATATCTACGACTACAGAACCTAACCACGGACAGTCGTGGTATTGCCAGGTTCTCCGTCAACACAACCAGTCTGCCCAAAGAGAATATTAACCTCGTA GTGAGCGACACCCCACAAGTGGAGTACCCAGGATACAGGGTCCCCTATTTCAACAGAGGGCAACACCTACTCTCGCTGATCCAGCCCGCTGCCCCTGACATTAAACCGTCCAGCTCCCTGGCTATTCAGAAGGTGGAGAAACCACTGGCGTGTGGGCAGGCGGTGTCGATCACCATCCGCTATGCCATCGTAGGGGAGACTGTCCCAAAGGGCTCTGTGGCTGTCCTCTACCTG GCCTTGTCCAGAGGGGTCATAGTTCAGCATGGACACATCAATGTTACTGTGCAGCAGGACAGTCCTG CTGAGGGTGACGTCACCTTGACGTTGGCAGTGGTCCCAGAGATGGCGCCGGTGGTTCAGCTCCTGGTGTACAGTATGCTACCCAGTGAGACTGTCATCGCCCACAGCATGAACTTCCCCACTGAGAAATGCTTCAggaacaag GTGTTGGTGGAGTTCTCTCCCTCCAACGCTGTCCCAGGGGAGGAGAACACCCTGCATCTCTCGGCCCGGCCCGGTTCCCTCTGTGGCCTCAGTGCTGTTGACCAGAGTGTTGGCATCATGGAGCCAGGGAAGAGGCTGGATGCTGACAAG ATATTTGATTTGTTACCGGTCAAGGAAATGACCTATATTCCCTACGAGCTTGAAGATCCAGTAGCATGTTTACGCGTTCGACCAAGGAGATCCATAATACCACACCCATATGGACCGTCTGAGCAGACAAATGATCCTTATGCAGTTTTTCAG ACACTGGGATTGAAGCTAGCGACTAACCTGGATATAAGAGTACCTTCCTGCCTCAGTTACCAGGGGAACCAGTACTATCGCTCCTATG CTTACAGCCTAATGGCTAGGCCTGGATCGGCTAGGCCTGGATCAGCGGGTCCTAGACTTGAAATGGCTGTGGCTGGTGGACTTGCCGCTCCACCTCCGCCACCCATACAGACGGTCCGTACATTCTTCCCTGAGACATGGATTTGGGACCTTGTGGAAGTTGG GGAGTCTGGATCTTTAGATGTCCCCCTGACAGTCCCAGACACCATCACCACCTGGGAGACTGAGGTCTTCTGCCTGGCCCCCAGTGGCTTCGGTCTGGCTCCTCTGGTGGAGCTCACGGTCTTCCAGCCCTTCTTCCTGGAGCTCACCCTGCCCTACTCAGTCATCCGGGGAGAGCACTTTGAGctgaaggccactgtgtttaACTACCTCTCCAAGTGCATCATG GTTTCTGTGACTCCAGCTCTTTCCTCGGACTACACTCTCACACCCTTGCGTGATGTCCAGGACTCCTCGTGCTTGTGTGCCAATGGACGAAAGACCTTCAGTTGGACAATGGCCCCCTCTGTCCTGG GGGTTTTGAACGTGTCTGTTAGTGCGGAGGCTGTCCGGTCCCAGACTGCGTGTGACAATGGGGTTGTGAACGTACCGGAGAGAGGACGCGTTGACACAGTCACACGGAGCCTGCTGGTGAAG gctgAGGGAACAGAGAAGAGCCACACCTACAACTGGTTGCTGTGTCCTACTG GAGAAGCTCTGACGGAGGAGGTGGAACTGCAACTTCCCCAGAATGTGGTGGATGGCTCTGCTAGGATTTCCCTCTCAGTTCTGG GGGACATCCTGGGTCGGGCCCTCAACAACCTGGATGGACTGTTGCAGATGCCGTATGGGTGTGGGGAGCAGAATATGGCCCTGCTCTCCCCCAATATCTACATCCTGGAGTACCTGAGGAACACAGAGCAGCTCACGCCAGCCATCCTAGAAAAGGCCACCAAGTTCCTCACTAGTG GTTACCAAAGGCAGCTGAACTACAAGAATGCCGATGGTGCGTACAGCACGTTTGGACAAGGCTTGGGGAACACCTG GCTGACTGCTTTTGTCTTGAGATCCTTCGGCAAAGCCCAGTCTTTCATCTATGTTGACCCGGCAACGATGGAGCAATCCAAGACTTGGTTGGACCGTCAACAAGGCCAACATGGCTGTTTCAGAACTTTAGGGAAGCTCTTGAACAACCGAATGAAG GGTGGAGTGACGGATGAAGTCACACTGACGGCTTACATCACTGCTTCAATGCTGGAGCTCAACATGTCCGTGACG GATCCTGTTGTGGACCACAGCTTGTCTTGCCTGAAGAACTCCACCAGTGATTTGTCCAACACCTACGCTACTGCTCTGCTGGCCTACACCTTCACCCTGGCAGGTGACGTGGAGACACGGGCCCGGCTTCTGCAGCACCTCGACACCATCTCATTTCAAGAGG GGGGTCTCCTGCACTGGTCCCAGTCCTCCTCGGAGACCTCACCCTCCCTGGAGGTGGAGATCAGCTCGTACGTTCTGCTGGCGTCCCTCAGTGCCTCTTCTCGGTCTACCTCTGACCTGGGCTACGCCTCCCGCATCGTCAGGTGGCTGGTGAGGCAGCAGAACGCCTACGGAGGCTTCTCTTCCACCCAG GACACGGTGGTGGCCCTCCAGGCCCTGGCTCTCTACTCCACCAGGGTGTTCAGTAGAGGAGGAGCCAGCACAGTGACGGTAAGGTCTCCCAGTGGGGACCGGTGCCTCTTCCATGTGAACCAAAACAACAAGCTTCTGTACCAGGAGAGGGCGCTGCAGGACACAGAAGGGAAGTACAGCGTTGAAGTGCAGGGCAGTGCTTGTGCCTCAGTGCAG GTGGTGCTCCGCTACAACGTCCCTACTCCTACCAGAAGCACAACGCTCAGTATCCAGGTGACTCCAGAGGTGGACTGCAACAGGACGTCTTTGAGACCCAGAGTCACGCTGAAGCTCCAGTCTCT ATATCATGGAAAGGAGCTCACCACCAATATGATTATAGTGGATTTGAAAATGCTCTCTGGGTTTTCTCCAGATCCAGACTCTTTGGGGAGG CTGAGGGGTTCAAGTCAAGTGGCTCGTGTTGATATCAAAGATGACCATGTGTTAATGTACTTGACAGAG CTGACATCACTTCCTTTCCGCATCACCCTGGACATCATACAGGAGCTCCCAGTACAGAATCTAAAGCCAGCAGTGGTCAAGATCTATGACTACTACCAGCCAA GTGACCAGGCTGAGACAGAATACGTCTTCCCTTGCAAGTAG